AGGAAGAAGTACACTCTTTCCGGTTTCGATTAGAGCTAGATGCGTCATTTTGATATAACAGTTCAATTGAAAAGTCGCCGGCTTGACACATAGATGAcactactaaaattaaaaacatatgatTTTTgaatgtataaatttgacaactGTCGATCATTCTTCTTTATTGATCATCTGATCACTCCAATgaatcattagtttgtgaattacttatatcattttgagcgaagcaacttttgttattgtgaaaaaaaatttatacaaaggAGTTTTGTGTcgataaaatattgttttttgaaaGGGAGAGCATAcagttaaagcaaaaatttggATTGATGACAAGTTTCCGGACACTGCCCCAGGAAAATCAAACATCAAGGATTTATActtggtgaaatgagcaccgaagacagTGAGCGCAGGGGACGCCCAAAAGAGATTGTTACCgacaaaaaagtccacaaaataattttggatgacggtaaagtgaagttgttcgataTAGCAGACACCTTCATCAACATCAGCTAAACAAGCACATCATGTCATTCACTAATATTTAGGatcacatcatatcattcactcTTTACAAAGTGGGTGCCTCACGAGCTCACATTTGACCAAACAAAAACGAGATGTTGATAATTTGGAGCAGTGCTTAGAGATTTTCAATCACAATAAACCCGAATATTTGgatcgatatgtgacaatggatgcaACATGACTCCATAAtatcactccgaagtccaatcgacagccATCCAAGTGGACTGCGCACGATGAATCctctccaaagcgtggaaagacgctatagtcggctggcaaggtcaAGGCGTCTGTATTTTGAGATCCGCATGggttattgactaccttgaaaaagaagAGACCAttaacagcgactattacatagcgttattggatcgtttgaaggacgaaagcGTCAAAAACGGcggcatttgaagaaaaagaaagtgctgtttcacccagacaatgcaccgtgttacaagtcagtgaaaacggtAGTAAAAACTCAGGAACTGGACTTTGAATTGCTTCGGCATTCACCGTATTATCCATATCTAGCCTCCAGCAGCTATTTTCTGTTCCCAGATTTCAAAATAAGCTCActtggaagaaaaaaaaaataataataattttggcaAGAAAATGTGTGTTTACTAAGTAGGCCGGAGACTATTGAATTGACCTGTTACTACCGTGAGATCTTCATGTTCTATTTCGGGCTTGTGATAGACATTCACAGTGAAAGTGGAAAACTGTTTACTTATTTCCTTTTGATTTACAGTCGCCGCAAATATGCCTGTTATAATGTTTGTGTATACTTTTCTTGGGCCTATTTAACCCTGGTCGTGTTTTCTTAGGGGCAAGATAACGAAACCCGCATGCACTTAGTTCCTGCCTTGTCATACTTAGGCCATATCTGCGTCATCTTGCATTTGTTTACTTATCCATCTGCCCGGAgctatttattcaaattatacATAAAGCTCGTTCTTGATCGTACTCAGCatgatatttttttcgaaatcgcTTAGAGAGGCTGACTTGGCCAACTCGTCCGTTAACCGAGAACCCTGTTTAAGGACAAGTGGAGTTGAGCTGCCAGTGACCTTAAAGCTTTTCTGCTGTTGACTGTGAAGAAACTAAGCTTTGACGACTACAAGGCCAGCAGTACCGCCTGTGTATATGATtgcaaaatacatattatattcgATAGAGCTTCCTTTATGCCTAGTACTGCCGCTTGGAAGATGGTAGCTGAGTTGGGCAGACGGATAGAGAGAGATATCAAGATTATTAGAGTATAACGCCATCCATATTTCGCAGTACTTGGTCCCATAAGTTATAGATAAAGATATTATTCGCCTTCCCTACTAAACACCTCTTCCATTCACACCTAGAGTGTATCCGGACCTGAGGATATCCGCACCTGCAATTAATTGTTGAAATCCAACCTTGAAGGGATAGTCTGATTTATTTAAGTTTGTTACGAACTGGTTTAGTGTATCGCCATGTCCagaactgttgttgttgttgtagcggcagaaaacattcctgaagtaatttcaagAAATAGTGatgagtttgttgttgtttttgttgtagcgacagaattCTGCTGAGTTCACAGTCCTTGACTGgataaaaaatccgggtccattccggttacgtagacccgactgtcgttgAAACGGGTGTGAACTCGGTGTAGAGTTGGTCGGAGTCATTGGACGGATAAAAGTCCGGATCctttccggttacttagacccgactgtcgaaTGGAAACAGATATCCATAACTCTTTCGTCTCGGCTTTTTAATAATTCCCccaaaatgattattttattattatttcaggccttatttttaaaatgcaaatagaaTTATACGGTTGAAGGTCCAATGCCACATTTAAGCTCCAGTTTACGATAAACATTGAATACCTTACGATTTTATGCCATATTTTCCTCAGATCCGAAcatattaccaaaaaaataattactttagcATTTGAAGGTATTACTTACTAGTAGTTCTTATTTTTATCTAAGTAAtctctaattttttatataatttcccCTAATTCAACGCTTTCGTCCATTTCACAGCCATACTCGTCTATCGTGGCTTCCGCAATGTGCGCAAGAAGACCCTCAAGTGGACACATGCCGGCATTCATTTGACAGCCTTCGTATTGACCGTCATTGCACTGATCACCGTCTTCGATTCGCACAACTTGGCCAATCCACCAGTACCGAACATGTACTCGTTGCACTCGTGGTTGGGTATGGGCGCTGTCATCGTCTTCGGCTTGCAATATGTGGCCGGATTTACCGCTTATCTCGCACCCGGATGGCGGCAGGCACTCAAGGTCGCCTACATGCCATTGCACATATACTTCGGACTCTTCGGCTTCGTCTTGGCCATAGCAAGCGCCCTCATGGGCATCACCGAGAAGGCTTTATTCGCTATGTGAGTATTTTTTGACAGTTGCgtctgcattttttttttgcttttttggttGATTAGTAATGAAATGCAATTCTGTTTACAGTCCCGACTACTCATCGTTCTCGAGTGCTGGCGTCATGGGTAACTGTTTGGGCTTGGTCTATGTGATTTTCGGCGCTTTGGTAGTCTATCTCGTTACTGAGGGCTCGTATAAGCGCAAACCATTGCCAGAGGACGCAGTGCTCCTAACGGGTGCTAATgaataaatacatgcatatatgtatgtgtatgtgtgtggacaAGCAGCTGATTTGTTTGTGTAAAGCTGTGCAGTGAAATAGTCGCGAAGTTGAAACTCTATGTTCTTACTTTCCATTAATGTTACTATGTTTTGAAGCAGTTATGTAGCGgtttatgtatgtaatatatgctATTTGCCAAGACAACGATGCAAATCGCGAATTTGCGGAGCGAAGGGGGcgacaaatgcatacaaatatacatatatagaaatattatataaatccgctacatatatataagcaaACGCACATTAATATACAAGCCTATGCACAAATACAACAACTTTATGCTTGTGTGTTGGTATGTGCGCCGTCACATTAGGGTGCTTATTTTAATTTGCGTACTTTTTGGTgcttattttaagtattttaatttgtttgtctttaaagtttttctgttttacttaaatatttataaatatatttatatatacacatttacataccaTAGCTACTTActaacttatacatatacatatatatatatatacatacaaacaatttatatatatacgtgAACTATATGTATTTTGAATGGCTTGGGGAGGCCGAAAAGGGCACAAAATCTGTGGtgcttttgaaaacttttacacAAATGCTTTATATAATGACcgcaataaatacatacatacaaataaataaagttataatgtttgagaaaaattctataatttataattaaatattttattgcaacaaatatatttttaaacttgatttttttactatattcaTATATCTCTACTATACTTGGTACATGCGTACTTACAAATACCAgtttctacatatacatacatacatatgtacatatgaaaatatataaatatgaatgtgtacaaatatttaaacagACGAAAAGACAAATATCCATAAGTGTTGTTGGATGTATTCATGAATTTAtctgtatgtatacaaatattaaaatataaataaaagaataaaaaattatttaaagcagAGAAAAGGGTTATGAGTTACAAGAAGAAAGGCAGGAAGGAGTGGATGGTACAAACTGATCAAATTTaaaccggactgacaaaaaaaaaaaaaaattaaaaaaaaaaaaaaatgaataaaaaaattaaaaaataaataaaaaaaagataaaaaataaataaaaaaaataataattaaaaaaaattaaagaaatatataaaaatgaaaaaaaaaaattaacataaaaataaaaaagaactaaaattaaaaatacacaaattataaaaaaagctaaaaacctaaaaaaaaaattaaaaaaaaactaaagaaaaaattaaaaaaataaaaaaatatagaaaaaaataaactaaaataaaataagaaaaattaacaataaatttttagttatttaaaaataaaatatttacaaacgcGTTCATAATCGGCTTCTTTTGAGCTCATTCTTCACACACTTATTGCCTCGGTTATGATGTCTTTCTGTGCTTTCAGAGAATTACTTTTATACCATACAATGGACTCATGGCGCTCTCACCGAAGCGAATTTTTCTATTTCGACAacagaaaaattggaaataaatttgTCGAATACGGTTGCTGAACGATGTCGCTCGTTTCGTGTTTGGCCAAGATGTCAGTCCAAATCATGCTAGGATGTGACGGTAAAGACAATGGTTTTGTTCTATTAGTAGATTGAATATCGAATGAGTGGATCCCGTGACTACAACAGCTAAGTTCTGAAGTAAcctcaaattttatattctcgcaacttgcaaggatcaaaGCTCAGAGCATTCATGaatcaaaactttatattaaaccgTAGTTCTCATACCCTACACAGGAGCATTTCTTATCGCAtgaaaagatctttatcttaataatgatcgatcagtttatatggctgctatatgctgtagtagtCTGATCGGAAAATGTCTTCGTAGATTGTAGTGTTGCTTTGAACAATAATTGGCCAATGGCCttcttgtttacatttatctaAGTCGACCACTTTTGTTCCAATTTAGCTAAGccacaacctttgtttacttttaaggTACTAAgtcaacaacctttgtttacattttatgaggtcaatgatccctttgtttacattttatgaggTCATTGACCCTTTTGTTAATATTTAGCCAAGTCCACAACCTTTGCTTACATTAGCCAAATCAGCAACCTTTGTTTACGTTTAGGATGAATAAGCTTTCTGTTTTCATTTAGCCAAGTCCACAACCTTTAAAGTCAGCTGGAAAGTCGGAAATTACTACACAGGGTATTTCGGGGGCAGAGAGGCTTGTTGTGTCACTCGAGAATATATTGTTAAGATATTTTAAGGTAAAAAGTCAGCTAAAGGCACTGGTGTCAACGTATTAGGGAACTGGAGGCCAAGATTCGATTTTGACAACTGTTATACTTGAGATGCCATACTGTCTAATGGTTAAAACTGAGTTAGGTAGAAAGTAAGTCCGACAGACAGTctcccggatttcaactcgtttcgtcatTCTGAagatttatactatatatgtacataaatacatatatataagcttTAATGTATCTTCATAAGTTTTAGGTGacaaaactattgtactctggagcaatatgttgcaagattttaaaaattatttgttttttactattaaatataatttattgactAGTCACATTCTAAAACAAAAGAATACTTACACTTAATACTTCAATTACACACAtaacaaaatacttaaaactaTTTTCGATATCCTTAAATCTAGCAGCTGAAACTTTCATTATCCAAATTACTAGTAGTCTCCCCGTCCACAACGTCCTCCTCACGAATCTTTACGAAGTGCAGCGACTCATCGACATTAACAAAATATGTAGGAATATGACCACGCCCCTTAACGAAGGTCAGCCCACGATACGTGCACTTAACGTTATACGATTCCAATATTTTGGCAGTATTCTGTGTGACTTGTATGGAGCCGGCTATGCCGGTTGAGTCCATACGCGAGGCCATATTCACTGCATTGCCCCAGATGTCATAATGCGGTTTGTAAGAACCCACCACGCCAGCCATAACGGGACCATTGGAGATGCCTTTCAGCGGTAAAAAAAGTAACAGTACTTTGGtgttatataaatttctttttgatgGCATAAACCTATCCTCTTACCAATACGCAAAGCGCCGCAGTCCTCATCATCAGCTTCGCACTGTAGGTTCTCGATGTTGAAGCACTTCATTGTACGCATCAGTTCCAAAGCAAATTGTAGCATTACAAAGACCACATCGTTATAATCCTCCGATTTATAAGCCTTCTTGTTGTGGCCCTCATATTCCTGCAGTCTTATAGACTGAACGTCGGCGTGTCTGCTGGTTGTGGGCTGATCATCATCGCCAATCTGCGCTTCTTCATCGATATCCAGCTGCCGACTTgctatatttaaagaaatatattttgtatgaaaagacACTTTCAAAATTCGGCGATCCAATTGCTTACAATAATGACTCCTGCGCCCGTTGGGCAGTAGTGAGGAGCTGCGATAGGCTGTTTGCGTTTTCCGGTGCTCCGAACGCTTTGGATCCAAGCCACAAGCTGCCATATAAGTCCAGCCCGCAACTTTGATCTTTTCCACCTTCCTCTTTCCTGTGTAAGTGCTCAGCTAAAAAGAGACTATTGTCAGCGCTATGCTGCCGGACTTGAGTTCAAGGGTGGGTTGAATCTTGATAACTTTCTATTATTTAGTGAATTCTTTGATGTCTTGATATGAATGGAGATTTCCTCTATTTTTAAACCAGCTATCAGTGCTTCGTTAGGTGTCTCAGAATACCGTGAGATCCACTTTACTTGGATAGTGAAATGAGTTGATAATGATTCGAATGCACATTGCACTAAGTGTTCTTATGTTATCCTCATAATTCACTTGTATATGACAGACCATTCCCATTGGTCCTTGGCAAGACCTTGCGATTTTCAATACTTCTTCCCAAAGTCTccaattttagaaatattcacCATATTCTTTAAAGCCATACGGAATTTTACAAGAACTTCGAAATTTTAtactttacaaaataaaacCGAGAAGAGCATATCTTCATGTTTGAGATTATGTTAATTCAACTTATTACAAATGAACATGTTAAGTTTGCGATAATTGATCATATTGCTGCAGAGTGTCGGAAGCTAAGGCAACCAAAGTTTTAAGATAGCACCTATTCTCTCGCATAGAATGCCGATCAGGAAGTCAAAATCTTTAATCAGCTGTGGAAAAGAGTAAGTAATGGAATAATTTTGGGATGGTTTGTCTTGTCTCTCTGAAGTGCTCATTTTTACGATGAGtcaaattattcaataaagaagttccattacattttgtgtgcggaataaaaattttggtgCCGGAACGTTCAGAAtatttcggtgataattgtttgtcgcaagGAAGTGTTTTTGACTGGTACAAATTAATCAAAGAggatcgagaacgcgttgatgaCGAACCACATCCAGGACGGCCATGAACATCatctgatgatcaacacgtcagtaaaataaagaaattggtgctagagaatcgacgattaacaatcTAACTGGCATCGTTAGAATATTGGAAGTttcagtgaaaatcattttgaaagataattgggagaaaagtgaaagcacgattggttccaaaatcccaaattttttcgaaaaacagcgtcgatccagcgtctgtgaaacaatgctttccgactgccaggatgtcatgaaacataatactactggcgatgagtcttggatctatgcttacgaccccggaAAGAGACGATCAATCGtacaaatatcgtggcaaagctGAGCCGAAGCCGAGCCCACTTCGAagtaggtcaaaaatcaaggtcatgttgacagtTCTCTTCGATTATAGAAGTGTGGTCcgctccgaattccttccgacgcccaaactgtcaacaagaaatactatttgagtgttatgcgtcttTTGCGCGAAAAAGAGGACGGAATTATAGGCCGACAACCTTtcgtttttgcaccacgataatggatcgtcgcatactgcattgattcttcgtgagtttttcgccaaatgtTCAATCAATATAGTGTCGTATTCACCTGACTTAGCTGTGTGTGAGTCAATCAAGCGCAGTTTTGATTTCGTCGATTCTGTTTTGATGCCAAAGAAACATCACTCTCTGGAAGGACAATTATCGAATAAATCtctataaaataatagaaatcgtAGAGTCCGACCTTTATATAATCACTGATTCGAATGCCAGAAGCTGAGcatgacaaaaacaaaacgttTGGTACCATGAAAGTAAAGTTAGAAAGAAGCTCAATATATGGGTGTTTATCTGCGGATTGCAATAAAGTCAATCCATTTCTGATGCGGAGTTACATATGGCAACTTCAAGAGAGTTGTAGTCGAACCGCGGAAAGCTGTCGCAAACGGGGGCCAAGTTAGGATTAGCGGATCGGATGGGTTCGTTGTTTGTTTGGTGGAATTGGAGGAAGATCATCTACTACGGCGTGTCAACTTCGGCCAAACTCTTAACCCTGACCTTTAGCTCAGTAGCTCCGGAAGGTTAATTGAGATGTTTTTACACATTCACTTTGTAAATAGGACTTGCCGCCAAGTGACTACTAACATTTTCTGTTTATGGCAATTGAGTTTTCTGGTGAAAAATTTGCCTCAAGAGAACCTAGTGCAAACcgtcaaaacaacaacatattacCGAAGGTCATATTTGACCTATTTGCAATAGCTTATATACTACTTTCGTTTgatttgagttttgaaataaTTGTATTTACTAATGATTTACTACTTAATTTCTCTTAATACTTTCCAAAGTTTCAGATtgtataagtgaatattttctTGAAGAAAGTTCTTAAATTTCATGAGTACTCTCATTACAATATTAGCTCCtgaattttagatttataattcttttttcaATTAAGAGCAAGATTAATCTATGACATCTGCAgatatttttggtttctatGCTTCAAGATATGAGTCCAATCTCACCAATTCGCTTGCTTTGCATTGCTAAAGTGACGTCATGATAGCAATAATTCTCTACTACATATTAATACTTACTAACTCGCATGcagaaatacataaaaatcaCTTACCACTTCATCAAAATCACAAATAATCTCATTTAAAACTCGTATGCCGACTTGTTCGGTGTCGTAATTTCGTATTGTGGCAAACATAACGGCAACATTATCATATTCCTCGTAGTAAAGTTCATTCGTCATTTGACGCGACATGTAAATATCGGCTAGAAAGAGAGATTATTAGATTAtatgttgttttaaaattattatgttGTAATTTAGCAGCTTGGATAAGGTTCTGGaagatatttgtgttttttagactaaattttatattgagTCGGAAAATATTACGCTGAATAGTGTTTTTCTTGGTATATACTCCCCCACTCTCACACTACGCCCCCACTCACCGACATGTGATGGCAGTATATTATTGATGAGAATGGAAATGGTTTCGTTTGTGAATTTGGCATCGTCCTGTTTCTTCAGCAATTGACGTTTCCagctaaaattaaagaaaaatacgtattaaaaatatttacaaaaaatgtataacacCCACTTATAGTCCACTTTCGCAATGAATTCCGTTTGTCTGTCCATCAAATGGAATATGCCCACCGAAATGCACATCACAAATATATGCGAATACTCCGGATAAAGTGTGTCATTCGTGCTCAGACTTTGACCATAAACGTAGCTATACGACAAGGTTACAACGATGGTATAGAAAACCAATGTCGCTATGCCGACACTAGCCTTGAGGACGAATGGAATGCGCGTGAAGAGGAAGGTGATGCAAATGCTGAGCATAAAGCACTCGGTGACAGCCTGCGGTTAGAGAGAGGATCATTATTACAGACATTTGAAAGTGTTGCATGTTAATAGCTCCAGCTGGAACTTAAACGCACCCAAGCATTGAAGCAGGTGGTCTCATTTCGCGTTGTGCCCAAAATAGCTTCGCCCACAGCAGCACTCTTATTGCAATCTAACTGAAAATAAAGTGTATTAGTATGACTTTATACTACAAAATTaccatttctgttttaattCCACATCACCATCCTCAACACCTACCAATTGCAAGATGATGCCGGTTGAATGCAGTATAATCACCACCAAGTAGATGCTGCTGCGCACCAGTATATTGCCTTGTATGCCATCGGAGAGTTTGTAGAGCCATTTGCTGAGCCTTTGCTTTGGCCTTGATAATTCCGTTTCACTAATAAACATTATCCAGAGTTTTTTATACCAAACCAAagccaacagcagcagcattaAGACATTGCCAACCGTCACAAGTACCCAAAACTCTTCTGTGGGgctgcaataaaattatttgattatcCAGGTGAGTCCGAAAGTTATTCGCATCTGTTTTACTTACGTTGAATTGACGGCTTGCATGACGATGGCGCACACGAGCGTTATATAAGAAACTAGCACACTGTACTTGAGCATAAAATCCGGTTGCTTCATGAACATCAGCTCCCAGCGCCAATCTTTGAAGAATAGACATATTGAGGTTATATTGCTGCGAAAGATTTGTCCTTCCATTTCGTCTTGCGTTAAACGTTTTTCGTGGCCAAAGCATAGTTTGGAGACCCTGGGAACAAATGTAATAATTTTGCACTGTTATTaatgttaatataaataaaaatgtatagtaaaataaatatagttgtactcgatctgatcaaatttgactcggactagTTCATTTGAACACGCCTGCAAACAGAgccgataaaaaaattttccgacGTGAAAAGTTTGTCTgcgaatttttaaaatgtggaaagtggaggatggagtcatgtgtggaAGTTCAGACAAGAGAGGagagttctctgagcgccattcaatTGCGAGTGCCCAGAAACGATTCCAATAAAGCGCGATttcggtgtgggattcatggtaggagagagactccgtcaccgAGTCCTGGCCTTCAGTTCGATGGATGAACTATTAACAATAAAAGCATAAAGCCAttccattgctcgaccatgaagaagttcgaatagcaattacccgtttgaagaaaaacaaagcggCGTTGGCTAATatattgccggccgagctactcaaacacggcggtgaagaaTTAAAAGGGAGCATGCATTATGCTAGAaaatggtcggatgaaagcgacgccgacgattggaatttaagatTAACTTCCGACAGGTACTGAACACCATTCACAGAGGAgctatcaacaccttcaccgactcccttccagtgaatggcgttcttggcgTCAAATCCCCATCtatcgcagacgaagagctcgagttgccgcgagaaacgtgagtgaccctagcgcagcttcgttctggatactatagcaggttaaactcttaCTTTTTCAGAATAGACCCcaacatatccaatatatgtcctgcatgcaatgagtctccgcatgacactggccacctcctTGCATGCCCTGCCAACCCTACTCATCAACACCCctttccctttggtccgaccccgtcgaaacataacgtttcctgggcctcccgctagatgacgtcgacgacaaaaTGGAGAATCCCTGCCATCATAACGGGGATTGATAACCCTTCTAACAACAacattggaatttaagtgtgctctgccgaatgcacaaaaagagagaccccacaatctggtCTAACT
This genomic stretch from Bactrocera dorsalis isolate Fly_Bdor chromosome 5, ASM2337382v1, whole genome shotgun sequence harbors:
- the LOC105230063 gene encoding plasma membrane ascorbate-dependent reductase CYBRD1 isoform X2, which produces MKIPIFIIGKMDEDAALTNFKVLYVVTQLCGLTMIILVSCWVGIHFGGVGGTANPRLEFNWHPLFMTIGLLFLYGNSILVYRGFRNVRKKTLKWTHAGIHLTAFVLTVIALITVFDSHNLANPPVPNMYSLHSWLGMGAVIVFGLQYVAGFTAYLAPGWRQALKVAYMPLHIYFGLFGFVLAIASALMGITEKALFAIPDYSSFSSAGVMGNCLGLVYVIFGALVVYLVTEGSYKRKPLPEDAVLLTGANE
- the LOC105230063 gene encoding plasma membrane ascorbate-dependent reductase CYBRD1 isoform X3, with protein sequence MDEDAALTNFKVLYVVTQLCGLTMIILVSCWVGIHFGGVGGTANPRLEFNWHPLFMTIGLLFLYGNSILVYRGFRNVRKKTLKWTHAGIHLTAFVLTVIALITVFDSHNLANPPVPNMYSLHSWLGMGAVIVFGLQYVAGFTAYLAPGWRQALKVAYMPLHIYFGLFGFVLAIASALMGITEKALFAIPDYSSFSSAGVMGNCLGLVYVIFGALVVYLVTEGSYKRKPLPEDAVLLTGANE
- the LOC105230064 gene encoding adenylyl cyclase X E isoform X1 encodes the protein MNAFLESSTEATPDHDEGHQTKLVNQKQWELGYLKRKCRNLELEQYYMSYMNRLRLSHLGLFIFILILIAIVHSLLIIITFPKNENRDIYLDIGIYMGCTLIILIVLLFNFRMTLNKRYEWLTFSSIWLAISTLVVMDISIPIYRAVKDYSIIVPTYYSFIIYATYIFMPITEDVHAFVLGVSVSCCYMILFLFVTYRRRLDGSREMDVPKIVSEAIFMTCVNLLGLFFRLTREVAIRTTFLDKRQCVEETLVLRAARDQEKSLLLSIIPAQIANKIEEDVKMRIEHLKESKKNRRSTHDGISTTPTPLWRQMDTEKLFIEPHDDVSILYADVVNYTYLTTTLDVKTLVETLHDLFVKFDTASQEYDVLRIKFLGDCYYCVAGVPLPNEYHARSCVYLGLRMIKDIRDVRSKRKLDIDMRIGVHSGNILSGVIGANKWQFDIWSKDVDIANRLESTGEAGRVHVSGQTLQQLDGEFIYEEGTAKARDDPVLRKYDIHSFLIKPPSSRVTSFITMRRPPSSLRKNLEPKQAADPRYEVSTNFMQNSISQYNQIRNQATLEMSREVDKMPIGRIQVSKLCFGHEKRLTQDEMEGQIFRSNITSICLFFKDWRWELMFMKQPDFMLKYSVLVSYITLVCAIVMQAVNSTPTEEFWVLVTVGNVLMLLLLALVWYKKLWIMFISETELSRPKQRLSKWLYKLSDGIQGNILVRSSIYLVVIILHSTGIILQLLDCNKSAAVGEAILGTTRNETTCFNAWAVTECFMLSICITFLFTRIPFVLKASVGIATLVFYTIVVTLSYSYVYGQSLSTNDTLYPEYSHIFVMCISVGIFHLMDRQTEFIAKVDYNWKRQLLKKQDDAKFTNETISILINNILPSHVADIYMSRQMTNELYYEEYDNVAVMFATIRNYDTEQVGIRVLNEIICDFDEVLSTYTGKRKVEKIKVAGWTYMAACGLDPKRSEHRKTQTAYRSSSLLPNGRRSHYSSRQLDIDEEAQIGDDDQPTTSRHADVQSIRLQEYEGHNKKAYKSEDYNDVVFVMLQFALELMRTMKCFNIENLQCEADDEDCGALRIGISNGPVMAGVVGSYKPHYDIWGNAVNMASRMDSTGIAGSIQVTQNTAKILESYNVKCTYRGLTFVKGRGHIPTYFVNVDESLHFVKIREEDVVDGETTSNLDNESFSC